A stretch of Cucumis sativus cultivar 9930 chromosome 2, Cucumber_9930_V3, whole genome shotgun sequence DNA encodes these proteins:
- the LOC101209850 gene encoding UPF0481 protein At3g47200-like: MGMFGVQMEDSGQHKVHGVSNQKSNNVVEISGVDQQQLICDNVVISIEKMLDQVPSAQEKQCSIYRVPKQLCEMNPKAYAPQLISIGPFYYHAHKNLIANEQYKLQGFNNFLHRVNKMSLEQQERTRSLNDLVKKAQSWVKEARNCYAESINMNDEDFIKMMLVDGCFIVEFFILDYEEYKEPHESLFPQIENNVSMSFYKERIPDIDDDLIKLENQLPFFVLQHLFDLIPKHNDNPNCFKQLTYKYLNMGWLENYEPSDILSIKPKHFIDFLSFYFVPHHRCEHDQESSDMKEWNVIIPPSITELCEAGVTIKKAENTKCLMNIRFENGILEIPPLHIDDYFEPMMRNLLAFEHFPVEVNNTYVIPYVTFMDYLISTEKDVNLLVKEKIIINDIGGSDREVSQLFNNLCKFVSSSPNDNYFNNISEGLREHCDRWWNKAKASLKHNYFNTPWAAISFSAATVLLVLTILQTVFSAISAFPKSKPDIP; this comes from the coding sequence ATGGGTATGTTCGGAGTTCAAATGGAAGATAGTGGTCAACATAAAGTGCATGGTGTATCAAACCAAAAGTCTAACAATGTGGTAGAAATTAGTGGAGTTGATCAACAACAACTTATTTGTGATAATGTTGTGATATCCATTGAAAAAATGTTGGATCAAGTGCCTTCCGCTCAGGAGAAACAATGTAGCATCTATCGAGTTCCCAAACAACTATGTGAGATGAATCCTAAAGCCTATGCCCCTCAACTCATTTCCATTGGCCCCTTTTACTATCACGCTCACAAGAATTTGATAGCCAATGAACAATATAAGCTTCAAggttttaataactttttacaTCGTGTTAATAAGATGTCATTGGAGCAACAGGAGCGAACTAGATCATTGAATGATCTTGTGAAAAAAGCTCAAAGTTGGGTGAAAGAAGCTCGAAATTGCTACGCAGAATCTATAAACATGAACGATGAAGATTTCATTAAAATGATGCTTGTGGATGGTTGTTTTATAGTCGAGTTTTTTATACTTGATTATGAAGAATACAAGGAGCCACATGAATCATTATTCCctcaaattgaaaacaatgTATCTATGTCATTCTACAAAGAAAGAATCCCTGATATAGATGATGATTTGATTAAGTTGGAAAATCAACTTCCGTTCTTCGTTCTACAACATCTATTTGACCTAATACCAAAACATAATGATAACCCCAACTGCTTCAAACAGCTTACTTATAAGTATCTTAATATGGGTTGGTTAGAAAATTATGAACCATCTGATATCCTATCAATAAAACCGAAGCACTTCATCGATTTCTTAAGCTTTTACTTTGTCCCCCACCATCGGTGTGAGCATGATCAAGAAAGCAGTGATATGAAAGAGTGGAATGTTATTATCCCTCCATCCATAACCGAGCTTTGTGAAGCTGGTGTAACCATCAAGAAAGCAGAAAACACCAAATGTTTGATGAACATAAGGTTCGAAAATGGAATTTTGGAAATTCCACCTTTGCATATTGATGATTACTTCGAACCTATGATGCGAAACTTGTTAGCATTCGAGCATTTTCCAGTAGAGGTGAATAACACGTATGTAATACCATATGTGACATTTATGGACTATTTGATAAGCACGGAGAAAGATGTAAATTTACTTGTGAAGgaaaaaatcataatcaacGATATTGGTGGAAGTGATAGAGAAGTTTCACAACTGTTTAACAATCTCTGTAAGTTTGTGTCAAGCTCACCTAATGATAACTACTTCAACAATATTAGCGAAGGCTTACGTGAACATTGTGATAGATGGTGGAACAAGGCAAAAGCTTCACTCAAACATAACTATTTCAATACACCATGGGCTGCTATCTCTTTCTCTGCTGCAACCGTCCTTCTTGTTCTTACCATTCTGCAAACCGTATTTTCTGCTATATCTGCCTTTCCTAAATCTAAACCTGATATTCCTTAG
- the LOC105434757 gene encoding UPF0481 protein At3g47200, whose translation MEDNGQHEEHGVSNQKSNNMIEISGVNQQLICDRVVISIKNLLYQVPPALKNQCSIYRVPKQQREMNPKAYVPQHISIGPFYYHADENLRANEQYKFQSVINFLRRVYKIESLEQLLQTRSLEDLVKKAQSWVKEARNCYAESIDMNDEDFIKMMLMDGCFIVEFFILDYEEYKMPDESFFPKIENNVSMSFYKERIPDIDDDLIKLENQLPFFILQHLYDLIPKQDDNPKCFKELTCKYLKMGWLENYEPSDIQSIEPKHFIDFLSFYFVPHHRCEHDKKSSDLEEWNVIIPPSITELFEAGVTIKKAENTKCLMNIKFKNGILEIPPLHIDDYFEPMMRNLLAFEHFPIEVQNTYVIPYITFMDYLISTENDVNLLVKEKIIINDIGGSDREVSQLFNNLCKFVSSSFNNIYFNDISERLRKHCDRWWNKAKATLKHNYCNTPWAFISFLAALILLILTVLQTVFSAISAFPKSKPDIP comes from the coding sequence ATGGAAGATAATGGTCAACATGAAGAGCATGGTGTTTCAAACCAAAAATCTAACAATATGATAGAAATTAGTGGAGTTAATCAACAACTTATTTGTGATCGTGTTGTTATATCCATTAAAAACTTGTTGTATCAAGTGCCTCCTGCTCTCAAGAATCAATGTAGCATCTATCGAGTTCCCAAACAACAACGTGAGATGAATCCTAAAGCCTATGTCCCTCAACACATTTCCATAGGCCCCTTTTACTATCATGCTGACGAGAATTTGAGAGCCAATGAACAATATAAGTTTCAAAGTGTTATTAACTTTTTACGTCGTGTTTATAAGATAGAATCATTGGAGCAACTACTGCAAACTAGATCATTGGAAGATCTTGTGAAAAAAGCTCAAAGTTGGGTGAAAGAAGCTCGAAATTGCTACGCGGAATCTATAGACATGAACGACGAAGATTTCATTAAAATGATGCTTATGGATGGTTGTTTTATAGTCGAGTTTTTTATACTTGATTATGAAGAATACAAGATGCCAGATGAATCATTCTTccctaaaattgaaaacaatgtATCTATGTCATTCTACAAAGAAAGAATCCCTGATATAGATGATGATTTGATTAAGTTGGAAAATCAACTTCCGTTCTTCATTCTTCAACATCTATATGACCTAATACCAAAACAAGATGATAACCCCAAATGCTTCAAAGAACTTACTTGTAAGTATCTCAAGATGGGTTGGTTAGAAAATTATGAACCATCTGACATCCAATCAATAGAACCAAAGCACTTCATCGATTTCTTAAGCTTTTACTTTGTCCCCCACCATCGTTGTGAGCATGACAAAAAAAGCAGTGATTTGGAAGAGTGGAATGTTATTATCCCTCCATCCATAACCGAGCTTTTTGAAGCTGGTGTAACCATCAAGAAAGCAGAAAACACCAAATGTTTGatgaacataaaattcaaaaatggGATTTTGGAAATTCCACCTTTACATATTGATGATTACTTCGAACCTATGATGCGAAACTTGTTAGCATTCGAGCATTTTCCAATAGAAGTGCAGAACACATATGTAATACCGTATATAACATTTATGGACTATTTGATAAGCACAGAGAACGATGTGAATTTACTTGTGAAGGAAAAAATCATTATCAACGATATTGGTGGAAGTGATAGAGAAGTTTCACAATTGTTTAACAATCTTTGTAAGTTTGTGTCAAGCTCGTTTAATAACATCTACTTCAACGATATCAGCGAACGTTTACGCAAACATTGTGATAGATGGTGGAACAAGGCAAAAGCTACACTCAAACATAACTATTGCAATACACCATGGGCATTTATCTCTTTCCTTGCTGCATTAATCCTTCTTATTCTTACCGTCCTGCAAACTGTATTTTCTGCTATATCTGCCTTTCCTAAATCCAAACCTGATATTCCTTAG
- the LOC101209604 gene encoding UPF0481 protein At3g47200: MENSEIEIMSENIDQNVRDNVVISIDKMLEGLPRVNPKCNTIYQVPKELREINDKAYVPQFISIGPFHYRTRKDLIANEHYKLQGFFNFLGRISIINSHIQLLEENQVNISSKVLVEKSHDWVKEAWNCYAEPIKMKDEEFIIMMLVDACFIVEFFLLYYGSFHEDGKLFNAELSLFYYGVFYEILLDLIKLENQVPFFLLQNLFDLMPKDKVDISSIIGGYKDSPISLIDLTYMVLKEFGFVREYKINNLYHKNPKHLLDFLSFYFLPVPPNNWNRKFDHVKISKQWRLSPPTTTELCEAGVTIKVAKRKNNLCFMNISFKNGVLEIPPIVIEGTFEVLIRNVLAFEIFPAGNQKKYAIQYVTFLDDLISTEKDLCLLVKAGVIINDTGGSDKEVSELFNSLTKLVTTPLPSYFDDTSKALRVHCDGSWNKAKASLKHSYFNTPWAIISFFAATFLIILTILQTIFSAISAFPN; the protein is encoded by the coding sequence ATGGAAAATAGTGAGATTGAAATAATGAGTGAGAATATTGATCAAAATGTTCGTGATAATGTTGTGATATCCATTGACAAAATGTTGGAAGGACTACCTCGAGTTAATCCAAAATGTAACACTATCTATCAAGTCCCCAAAGAGCTACGCGAGATTAATGATAAAGCATATGTCCCTCAATTCATTTCCATCGGTCCTTTTCACTATCGTACTCGAAAGGATTTGATAGCCAATGAACATTATAAGCTTCAAGGTTTCTTTAACTTTCTAGGTCGTATAAGTATAATTAATAGCCATATTCAATTATTGGAAGAAAACCAGGTTAATATTAGCTCAAAGGTCCTTGTGGAAAAATCTCATGATTGGGTGAAAGAAGCTTGGAATTGTTATGCAGAACCaataaagatgaaagatgAGGAGTTTATTATAATGATGCTTGTGGATGCTTGTTTCATAGTCGAGTTTTTTCTACTATATTATGGTTCATTCCATGAAGATGGCAAATTATTCAATGCAGAATTATCATTATTCTACTACGGAGTATTCTACGAAATACTTCTTGACTTGATAAAGTTGGAAAATCAAgtccctttctttcttcttcaaaatctATTTGACCTGATGCCAAAAGATAAAGTTGATATCTCCTCCATTATTGGAGGTTATAAAGATAGCCCTATCTCCTTGATAGATCTTACATACATGGTTCTTAAGGAGTTTGGGTTCGTGCGTGAATATAAGATCAATAATTTGTATCATAAAAATCCAAAGCACTTGCTTGATTTCTTAAGTTTCTACTTCCTCCCCGTGCCCCCTAATAACTGGAATAGGAAGTTTGATCATGTGAAAATTAGTAAGCAATGGAGGTTGAGTCCTCCAACCACAACTGAGCTCTGCGAGGCTGGTGTCACCATTAAagtagcaaaaagaaaaaacaatttatgcTTCATGaacataagttttaaaaatgggGTTTTAGAAATCCCACCTATAGTTATTGAAGGTACTTTTGAAGTCTTGATACGAAACGTGTTAGCATTTGAGATTTTTCCGGCAGGAAATCAGAAGAAGTATGCAATCCAATATGTGACATTTTTGGATGATTTGATAAGCACAGAGAAAGACTTGTGCTTACTTGTGAAGGCTGGAGTTATAATCAACGATACTGGTGGTAGTGATAAAGAAGTTTCAGAATTGTTTAACAGTCTTACTAAACTTGTCACCACTCCATTGCCTTCCTACTTCGATGATACCAGCAAAGCTTTACGTGTGCATTGCGATGGATCGTGGAACAAGGCTAAAGCTTCACTCAAACATAGCTATTTCAATACGCCATGGGCTATTATCTCATTCTTTGCTGCAACTTTCCTCATTATTCTTACTATCCTTCAAACCATATTCTCCGCTATCTCTGCATTTCCTAACTAA